In one Alphaproteobacteria bacterium genomic region, the following are encoded:
- a CDS encoding PQQ-binding-like beta-propeller repeat protein, giving the protein MHRMKFIRPVVTLISAALVLGACDWFGDEEAPPLPGTRIAVMVVDTDAEPDPRLSDLRVKLPAPYANDAWPQGGGYPDHAMHHLEANDVLKQAWRVSIGSGSDGDRRLLSGPIVAENRVYTMDSDFEVRAFDAATGKRIWRFEPKIPDEDDEAFGGGIAYADRMIFVTTGYARIFALNAETGQLIWEQKTPGPIRAAPSIGEGKVLAISIDNRVTAYNADTGEEIWFHAGFAETAGLLGGASAAVSDRTAIVPYSSGEIYSLRLSTGRANWSDSLVSVRRIDALASLADIRGRPIIDRDVVYAISHGGRMVALDLASGSRAWDRRIGGTQTPWIAGEFLYVITSDQTILCMTRRGGRVRWATPLPNYEDPEDLEDPITWSGPVLVSDRLLIGNSIGELWSVSPYDGKPLGRIDLGDPIFVPPIVANGTVYVQTDGGDLIALR; this is encoded by the coding sequence ATGCATCGCATGAAGTTCATTCGCCCGGTTGTGACGCTGATATCCGCCGCGCTGGTGCTTGGCGCCTGCGACTGGTTCGGTGACGAAGAGGCGCCGCCTCTGCCCGGAACCCGCATCGCCGTCATGGTTGTCGATACCGATGCGGAGCCCGACCCCCGGCTTTCCGATCTGCGGGTCAAGCTGCCGGCGCCCTATGCGAATGACGCCTGGCCGCAGGGCGGTGGCTATCCTGATCATGCGATGCATCACCTGGAAGCAAACGACGTTCTGAAACAGGCCTGGCGCGTGTCCATCGGAAGTGGATCCGATGGCGATCGTCGGCTGCTGTCCGGCCCGATCGTTGCCGAAAACCGGGTCTATACGATGGACTCCGATTTCGAGGTTCGTGCGTTCGATGCGGCCACGGGAAAGCGTATTTGGCGTTTCGAGCCGAAAATCCCGGATGAGGATGACGAGGCCTTCGGCGGCGGCATTGCCTATGCAGACCGCATGATCTTTGTGACGACCGGTTATGCACGGATCTTCGCCCTGAATGCCGAAACCGGTCAACTGATCTGGGAACAGAAGACCCCGGGGCCGATCCGCGCGGCGCCGTCCATCGGCGAAGGCAAGGTCCTGGCGATTTCAATCGACAACCGCGTCACCGCCTATAATGCCGATACCGGTGAGGAAATCTGGTTCCATGCCGGGTTCGCCGAAACGGCGGGCCTGCTCGGCGGGGCCAGCGCGGCGGTGTCCGATCGTACCGCGATCGTACCCTATTCGTCGGGTGAGATTTACTCGTTGCGTCTGTCGACCGGACGGGCCAATTGGTCGGACAGTCTGGTGTCGGTCCGCCGCATCGATGCGCTGGCTTCCCTGGCTGATATCCGTGGCCGTCCGATCATCGATCGCGACGTCGTCTATGCCATCAGTCATGGGGGCCGTATGGTCGCGCTGGACCTCGCCAGCGGTTCGCGCGCCTGGGACCGCCGGATCGGCGGGACGCAGACCCCGTGGATTGCCGGTGAGTTCCTGTATGTCATTACCTCCGACCAGACGATCCTGTGCATGACGCGTCGGGGCGGGCGGGTACGCTGGGCGACGCCGCTGCCGAATTATGAGGACCCGGAAGATCTGGAGGATCCGATCACCTGGTCCGGTCCGGTTCTGGTCTCCGACCGGTTGCTGATCGGAAACTCGATCGGCGAACTTTGGTCGGTTTCCCCCTATGACGGAAAGCCGCTGGGGCGGATCGATCTGGGCGACCCGATCTTTGTGCCGCCGATCGTTGCCAACGGCACCGTTTATGTTCAGACCGATGGTGGCGACCTGATCGCCCTGCGGTAA
- the der gene encoding ribosome biogenesis GTPase Der yields the protein MAVVAIVGRPNVGKSTLFNRLVGKRLAIVDDTPGVTRDRREGEGRIADMRFRILDTAGFEDAYDDSLEARMRRQTEQAIAEADVALLLIDARAGVTPLDERFAALLRKGRTPVLLLANKCEGRAGQPGLMEAYSLGFGDPIPVSAEHGEGLGDLYDALQEHIGLGEAEALSEAELLRPEIDVTLSDDPEAEDVAPPEAGSPERPLQLAIVGRPNVGKSTLINRYLGEDRLLTGPEAGITRDSIAVDWNWKGKSVRLVDTAGLRRRARVTEKVEKLSAADTRRAIDFAEVVVLLLDADDMLEKQDLTIARQVIDEGRALIVAANKWDAVKDREAALQKLRDRLQTSLTQLRGVPVVTLSAKEGRNLDKLLSEAFRIHTLWNKRISTAKLNQWLEGMVATHPPPLSKGRRIKIRYMTQAKTRPPTFAIFASQAENLPEAYIRYLSNGLRADFGLDGVPLRLHIRQGKNPFQPTKRR from the coding sequence ATGGCTGTAGTTGCCATTGTGGGCCGACCCAATGTCGGCAAATCGACGCTGTTCAACCGGCTGGTTGGCAAGCGCCTTGCCATTGTCGACGATACGCCGGGCGTGACCCGCGACCGTCGGGAAGGCGAAGGGCGCATCGCCGACATGCGGTTCCGGATTCTGGATACCGCCGGCTTCGAGGACGCCTATGACGACAGTCTGGAAGCCCGCATGCGGCGTCAGACGGAACAGGCCATTGCGGAGGCCGATGTCGCCCTGCTGCTGATTGACGCCCGTGCCGGTGTGACGCCGCTGGATGAGCGGTTCGCCGCTCTGTTGCGCAAGGGCCGTACGCCGGTCCTGCTGCTGGCCAACAAATGCGAGGGGCGCGCCGGACAACCGGGCCTCATGGAAGCCTATTCCCTTGGCTTTGGCGATCCGATTCCGGTCTCCGCTGAGCACGGCGAAGGTCTGGGCGATCTGTATGACGCGCTTCAGGAGCATATCGGGCTGGGCGAGGCAGAGGCCCTTTCCGAAGCCGAGTTGCTGCGGCCGGAAATCGACGTGACGCTGAGCGACGACCCTGAAGCTGAGGATGTCGCGCCGCCCGAAGCAGGATCACCCGAGCGGCCGCTGCAGCTTGCCATCGTCGGACGGCCCAATGTCGGCAAGTCGACCCTGATCAACCGGTATCTGGGCGAAGACCGCCTGCTGACCGGTCCGGAAGCCGGGATTACGCGGGACTCCATTGCCGTCGACTGGAACTGGAAAGGCAAGAGTGTCCGACTGGTCGATACGGCCGGTCTGCGCCGTCGCGCTCGCGTAACCGAAAAGGTGGAGAAGCTGTCCGCCGCGGATACCCGTCGCGCCATTGACTTCGCAGAAGTCGTCGTCCTGCTGCTCGACGCCGACGACATGCTGGAGAAACAGGATCTGACCATCGCACGTCAGGTCATCGACGAGGGGCGCGCGCTGATCGTTGCCGCGAACAAGTGGGATGCCGTCAAGGATCGTGAGGCGGCCCTGCAGAAGCTGCGCGACCGGCTGCAGACCTCGCTGACGCAGTTGCGCGGCGTTCCGGTCGTGACCCTGTCCGCCAAGGAAGGCCGCAATCTGGACAAGCTTCTGTCCGAGGCGTTTCGCATCCACACCCTATGGAACAAGCGGATATCGACCGCCAAGCTGAACCAGTGGCTGGAAGGCATGGTCGCGACCCATCCGCCGCCCCTGTCCAAGGGGCGCCGCATCAAGATCCGCTACATGACCCAGGCCAAGACCCGTCCGCCGACATTCGCGATCTTCGCGTCCCAGGCGGAAAACCTGCCGGAAGCGTATATCCGCTACCTCAGCAATGGCTTGCGCGCGGATTTCGGTCTGGATGGAGTGCCGTTGCGCCTGCATATCCGGCAGGGTAAGAACCCGTTCCAACCAACCAAAAGGCGGTGA
- a CDS encoding SDR family NAD(P)-dependent oxidoreductase, protein MSKRLEGRLALVTGASRGLGAAIAKRYAAEGAHVILIARTQGGLEEVDDAIRAAGGQATLAPLDLYEADKIDMVAASVHQRFGKLDILVGAAAQLGVLSPAHHIDAKTWERTLFLNLTVNQRLIRAFDPLLRLSEAGRAIFPTCEAGSVPKAFWSAYAASKAGLEALVKCYAMELAKSPVEAHLIDPGPMATKLRTEAYPGEPPDTQIDPENAGITDLFVEAAA, encoded by the coding sequence ATGTCCAAACGTCTTGAAGGCCGTCTCGCCCTGGTGACGGGCGCGAGCCGCGGCCTGGGTGCCGCCATTGCCAAACGTTATGCCGCCGAAGGCGCCCATGTCATCCTGATCGCCCGCACGCAGGGCGGACTGGAAGAAGTCGACGACGCCATCCGTGCTGCCGGCGGCCAGGCCACACTGGCCCCGCTCGACCTTTATGAGGCCGACAAGATCGACATGGTGGCGGCCTCGGTGCATCAACGCTTCGGCAAGCTGGATATCCTGGTCGGCGCTGCGGCGCAGCTCGGCGTATTGTCGCCCGCCCATCATATCGACGCCAAGACCTGGGAACGCACCCTGTTCCTGAACCTCACCGTTAACCAGCGCCTGATCCGGGCCTTCGATCCGCTGCTGCGCCTGTCAGAGGCCGGCCGCGCAATCTTCCCGACCTGTGAGGCCGGATCGGTCCCCAAGGCCTTCTGGAGCGCCTACGCCGCGTCCAAGGCCGGCCTGGAAGCGTTGGTAAAGTGCTATGCCATGGAACTGGCCAAATCGCCGGTCGAAGCCCACCTGATCGACCCGGGCCCGATGGCCACCAAGCTGCGCACGGAAGCCTATCCCGGCGAACCGCCCGATACGCAGATCGACCCGGAAAATGCGGGGATCACCGATCTATTCGTGGAAGCGGCGGCTTAA
- the purF gene encoding amidophosphoribosyltransferase → MATDFGNNPFDDDKLHEECAIFGIYGTEDASKHTALGLHALQHRGQEATGIVCYDGREFNAHRELGHVGDVFDKDRGIVEKLNGFAAIGHNRYSTTGDPMVRNIQPLFADFEFGGLAVAHNGNLTNALHLRKELVQNGAIFQSTTDTETLIHLMAHAQGTLTERLVAALRRVEGAYSLVCLSRKKLIGVRDPAGVRPLVLGKLHEPSKGTTAYMLASETCAFDIIGAEKVRDVQPGELIVIDEKGVHSQFPFPKIQERFCVFEYIYFSRPDSIVEGHSVYEARKAIGRELAREYPVDADVVVPIPDSGVPSAIGYAEESGVPFQYGIIRNHYVGRTFIEPTDEIRHLGVKLKHNANRAVVEGKKVVLVDDSIVRGTTSRKIVEMMRSAGATKVHMCIASPPTTHSCYYGVDTPERNQLMAARMTREEMREAIGCDTLTFISMDGLYRAMGLPGRDSEKPAYCDACFSGDYPIKLTDFDERGENPAQLSLLREQKAG, encoded by the coding sequence ATGGCGACAGACTTCGGCAACAACCCGTTCGATGACGACAAGCTGCACGAAGAATGCGCGATCTTCGGCATCTACGGGACGGAAGACGCCTCGAAACACACCGCGTTGGGCCTCCACGCCCTGCAGCACCGCGGCCAGGAGGCGACCGGGATCGTCTGCTACGACGGCAGGGAATTCAACGCGCACCGCGAGTTGGGCCATGTCGGCGACGTTTTCGACAAGGACCGGGGGATCGTCGAGAAGCTGAATGGCTTCGCCGCGATCGGGCACAATCGCTATTCGACGACCGGCGACCCCATGGTGCGCAACATCCAGCCGCTGTTTGCCGATTTCGAGTTCGGCGGCCTGGCGGTCGCCCATAACGGCAACCTGACCAACGCCCTGCATCTGCGCAAGGAACTGGTCCAGAACGGCGCGATCTTCCAGTCGACCACCGATACAGAAACGCTGATCCACCTGATGGCCCACGCCCAGGGAACGCTGACCGAGCGTCTGGTCGCCGCCCTGCGCCGGGTCGAAGGGGCCTATTCGCTGGTCTGCCTGAGCCGCAAGAAGCTGATCGGCGTGCGCGATCCGGCGGGGGTACGTCCGCTGGTCCTCGGCAAGCTGCACGAGCCTTCCAAAGGCACCACGGCCTACATGCTGGCCTCAGAAACCTGCGCCTTCGACATCATCGGCGCGGAAAAGGTCCGCGACGTGCAGCCCGGCGAGTTGATCGTCATCGACGAGAAGGGCGTCCACAGCCAGTTCCCCTTCCCCAAGATTCAGGAACGGTTCTGCGTCTTCGAATACATCTACTTCTCGCGCCCGGACAGCATCGTCGAGGGGCATTCCGTCTATGAGGCACGCAAGGCGATCGGCCGCGAACTGGCGCGCGAATATCCGGTGGATGCCGATGTCGTGGTGCCAATTCCGGATAGCGGCGTGCCCAGCGCCATCGGCTATGCCGAGGAAAGCGGTGTCCCGTTCCAATACGGTATCATCCGGAATCACTATGTCGGCCGCACCTTCATTGAACCGACCGATGAAATCCGGCATCTGGGCGTGAAGTTGAAGCACAATGCCAACCGCGCCGTCGTCGAAGGCAAAAAGGTGGTTCTGGTCGACGATTCCATCGTGCGCGGCACCACGTCGCGCAAGATTGTCGAAATGATGCGCTCCGCCGGTGCCACCAAGGTGCATATGTGCATCGCCAGCCCGCCGACGACCCATAGCTGCTATTACGGTGTCGACACGCCCGAGCGCAATCAGCTCATGGCCGCCCGCATGACCCGCGAGGAAATGCGCGAAGCGATCGGCTGTGACACGCTGACCTTCATTTCGATGGATGGGCTATACCGCGCCATGGGACTGCCGGGCCGGGATAGCGAGAAGCCCGCCTATTGCGACGCCTGTTTCTCCGGCGACTATCCGATCAAGCTGACAGATTTCGACGAGCGCGGCGAAAATCCCGCCCAACTCTCTCTCCTGCGTGAACAGAAAGCCGGATAA
- a CDS encoding CvpA family protein, whose translation MEDLPFTVTDMIVLGGIALFGLLAAFWGFVGLVTGIGAWVGALAVTILGYPHAQAFAREQIEQELFADIAAGAGLFAGSLVLLMIVSSVLSHVAKESPLGSVNRALGFVAGLGVGYLVCCAVLVGSVLIFDEGSIPESVRESRSYELVRAGGVQILEALPQDVGGYILQKLEQGRQTVNTIEGLKDVMQPPVESGTSGGDAGYTPETNQGIQQVIDSSDNQ comes from the coding sequence ATGGAAGATCTTCCCTTCACGGTAACGGACATGATCGTACTGGGCGGCATTGCCCTGTTCGGTCTTCTGGCCGCCTTCTGGGGTTTCGTCGGGCTGGTCACCGGGATCGGCGCCTGGGTCGGGGCCCTGGCTGTCACGATCCTGGGCTATCCGCATGCCCAGGCCTTCGCCCGCGAACAGATCGAACAGGAACTCTTCGCTGACATCGCGGCCGGAGCCGGCCTCTTCGCCGGATCGCTGGTATTGCTGATGATCGTCAGTTCCGTCCTGTCCCATGTTGCGAAGGAAAGTCCGCTTGGATCGGTCAATCGGGCGCTCGGATTCGTCGCAGGGCTTGGCGTCGGCTATCTGGTATGCTGTGCGGTGCTGGTCGGATCGGTCCTGATCTTCGATGAAGGATCCATCCCCGAGAGCGTCCGGGAAAGCCGGAGCTACGAACTGGTCCGTGCGGGCGGGGTTCAGATTCTGGAGGCGCTGCCGCAGGACGTCGGCGGATACATCCTGCAGAAGCTGGAGCAGGGTCGCCAGACCGTGAATACCATCGAGGGGCTAAAGGACGTGATGCAGCCGCCCGTCGAAAGTGGTACATCAGGCGGCGACGCCGGATACACACCTGAAACCAATCAGGGCATTCAGCAAGTGATCGACAGTTCGGACAACCAATAG
- the radA gene encoding DNA repair protein RadA, whose protein sequence is MARTKTSYVCQSCGAVHPRWVGKCEACDAWNSIVEETVESAPIGGGKRSGTGGSGKSIDFVSLKGTSEQRPRLTSGIAELDRVLGGGLVDGSATLIGGDPGIGKSTLLLQAAAALSVQAPVAYISGEEAIDQIRMRATRLNVSEARVDLASATSVRDIVASLDKPDGPKVAIIDSIQTMYVDLIDSAPGTVGQVRASSQELIRVAKRRGIALLLVGHVTKEGAIAGPRVLEHMVDTVLYFEGERGHPFRILRGVKNRFGPTDEIGVFDMTERGLEEVKNPSALFLADRQDGVAGAAVFAGIEGSRPMLVEIQALVAPSAYGTPRRAVVGWDNNRLAMLLAVLEARGGLDLSGRDVYLNVAGGLRIGEPAADLAVAAAIVSSLTGVPVTGSTVLFGEVGLSGEVRAVGRPDARLKEAAKLGFNHAIAPKGRSAKDARKGSDMTVTAVADVGALIRRLEAAADGPIRILDADARR, encoded by the coding sequence ATGGCCCGCACAAAGACGTCCTATGTCTGCCAGTCCTGCGGCGCGGTACATCCCCGCTGGGTCGGCAAGTGCGAGGCCTGCGACGCCTGGAACTCTATCGTCGAGGAGACCGTGGAATCGGCGCCCATTGGCGGCGGCAAGCGGTCCGGCACCGGCGGATCGGGAAAATCCATCGACTTCGTCTCCCTGAAAGGCACGTCTGAGCAGCGCCCGCGCCTGACATCGGGTATCGCGGAACTGGACCGTGTCCTGGGCGGGGGGCTGGTCGACGGATCGGCAACCTTGATCGGCGGCGATCCCGGGATCGGAAAGTCGACCCTGCTGCTGCAGGCCGCCGCCGCATTATCCGTTCAGGCACCCGTCGCCTATATCTCCGGCGAGGAAGCCATAGACCAGATCCGCATGCGGGCAACGCGTCTGAACGTGTCGGAAGCCCGCGTCGATCTGGCCTCCGCAACGTCAGTCCGGGACATCGTCGCGTCTCTGGACAAGCCGGACGGACCGAAGGTCGCGATCATCGATTCCATTCAGACAATGTATGTGGATCTGATCGATTCCGCCCCGGGCACGGTGGGTCAGGTCCGGGCCTCGTCCCAGGAACTGATCCGGGTTGCCAAGCGAAGGGGCATCGCGCTGCTGCTGGTCGGCCATGTCACGAAGGAAGGCGCCATCGCCGGGCCGCGGGTTCTCGAACACATGGTCGACACGGTCCTGTATTTCGAGGGGGAACGCGGCCATCCCTTCCGCATTCTCCGCGGGGTGAAGAACCGTTTTGGCCCGACGGACGAAATCGGTGTCTTCGACATGACCGAACGCGGCCTGGAGGAAGTGAAGAACCCCTCGGCGCTTTTTCTGGCCGATCGTCAGGACGGCGTTGCGGGCGCGGCCGTCTTCGCGGGGATCGAAGGGTCGCGCCCGATGCTGGTCGAAATACAGGCCCTGGTCGCCCCGTCCGCCTACGGTACGCCGCGCCGCGCCGTGGTCGGATGGGACAACAACCGACTGGCGATGCTGCTGGCCGTGCTGGAAGCGCGCGGAGGGCTGGATTTATCGGGCCGCGATGTGTATCTGAACGTCGCGGGTGGCCTGCGTATCGGCGAGCCTGCGGCGGATCTGGCAGTCGCGGCGGCAATAGTCTCCTCTCTGACCGGTGTGCCGGTAACGGGATCGACGGTCCTGTTCGGCGAAGTCGGACTTTCAGGCGAGGTTCGGGCCGTGGGACGGCCGGACGCCCGATTGAAGGAGGCCGCCAAGCTGGGTTTCAATCACGCGATTGCCCCGAAAGGGCGCAGCGCGAAGGATGCCCGGAAGGGATCGGATATGACCGTGACGGCGGTCGCGGATGTCGGCGCCCTGATCCGTCGACTGGAAGCCGCGGCGGACGGTCCGATCCGGATCCTGGACGCGGATGCCCGCCGGTGA
- a CDS encoding Hpt domain-containing protein, whose product MLDEELFQQLQTEFLDTTDDALDQLEAAVDGAVRGGGDPQAALLAVRRQAHSIKGMSASFGFNVCSAIAHRLEDFLDEETSLTPEMARNIGKFTDRIREIARAGSEPAADAAAELLRSLPARRPSPDITVTAVDIEVLIGVPSNLTAKIVRDVLQNCGFRVMRAATMIDCFTLAVRARPDAMLFAMTLDELSGADLARAFHAMPATNSVPIGVLTSFALDHAAFQDMPAGISIVRIGKQHFDGDMAEFLARIEVG is encoded by the coding sequence ATGTTGGATGAAGAGCTGTTTCAACAGCTCCAGACAGAGTTTCTCGATACAACGGATGACGCGCTGGATCAGCTGGAGGCCGCGGTCGACGGCGCTGTGCGGGGCGGAGGCGACCCCCAGGCCGCGCTTCTGGCCGTGCGGCGTCAGGCCCATTCGATCAAAGGCATGTCGGCGTCATTCGGGTTCAACGTGTGCAGTGCCATCGCACACCGGCTGGAGGATTTCCTGGATGAGGAAACCTCGCTGACGCCCGAGATGGCGCGCAACATTGGAAAATTCACCGATCGCATTCGGGAAATTGCCCGGGCGGGCAGTGAACCGGCGGCGGATGCCGCGGCGGAACTGCTGCGCTCCCTGCCGGCACGGCGTCCGTCGCCTGATATCACGGTCACCGCGGTCGATATCGAGGTTTTGATCGGCGTGCCGTCCAACCTGACGGCCAAGATCGTACGCGATGTCCTGCAGAATTGCGGCTTCCGCGTCATGCGGGCGGCCACGATGATCGATTGTTTCACCCTCGCGGTGCGGGCACGGCCGGATGCAATGCTGTTTGCCATGACGTTGGACGAGTTGTCCGGCGCCGATCTGGCGCGTGCCTTTCATGCCATGCCGGCGACCAATTCCGTCCCGATCGGCGTCCTGACAAGCTTTGCCCTCGACCATGCCGCCTTCCAGGATATGCCTGCAGGGATCTCCATCGTTCGGATCGGCAAGCAGCATTTCGACGGCGACATGGCCGAGTTCCTGGCCCGCATCGAAGTCGGCTGA
- a CDS encoding glyoxalase superfamily protein, whose amino-acid sequence MSNTQSRIPDVSELKEQAKRLRSGLNARQQPVSHSVALELLAAQYGYRDWNTLQAIADQPAPLPPCPYQIGSRVSGRYLGQAFQATILSVQTRAALNLFRVTLDLDEPVDVVQFDSFSALRKRITLNLRQDGTTNEKTSDGRPHMTLEAVP is encoded by the coding sequence ATGTCCAATACCCAATCCCGAATACCAGATGTGTCGGAACTCAAGGAACAGGCAAAACGCTTGAGATCCGGCTTGAATGCACGGCAACAGCCCGTGTCTCACAGTGTGGCCCTGGAACTGCTGGCGGCCCAATACGGGTACCGCGACTGGAACACCCTGCAGGCAATTGCCGACCAGCCGGCCCCACTGCCGCCGTGCCCATACCAGATCGGCAGCCGGGTTTCCGGCCGGTATCTCGGACAGGCGTTTCAAGCAACGATCCTGAGCGTCCAGACCCGCGCGGCCCTCAATCTGTTCAGAGTGACGCTTGATCTGGACGAACCGGTGGACGTCGTTCAATTCGACAGCTTCTCGGCCCTGCGAAAGCGGATAACCCTGAATCTTCGCCAAGACGGCACGACGAACGAGAAGACGTCCGACGGTCGACCGCATATGACACTGGAAGCAGTGCCCTAA
- a CDS encoding ATP-binding cassette domain-containing protein has product MTDANATVPKIRLTNVHKRFGAKHVLQGFSLDVMPQESVVIIGGSGTGKSVMLKCILGLLSPDEGEIEIDGQPTVNLSSSEREAVNAKIGMLFQNAALFDSLSVWENVAFGLIQGQRMKRKAAKEIAIEKLSQVGLGADVGALSPAELSGGMRKRVGLARAIAGNPDIIFFDEPTTGLDPIMGHVIDNLIVKCVKEVGATAISITHDMPSARRIADRMAMLYKGEVIWNGPVTDIDNSGNPYVDQFINGSAEGPIKMELRKL; this is encoded by the coding sequence ATGACCGATGCCAACGCCACAGTGCCGAAGATCCGGCTGACCAACGTGCATAAGCGCTTCGGCGCCAAGCATGTTCTTCAGGGTTTCTCGCTGGATGTCATGCCGCAGGAATCCGTGGTAATCATCGGCGGATCCGGCACGGGCAAATCGGTCATGCTGAAATGCATTCTGGGCCTGTTGAGTCCGGATGAAGGCGAGATCGAGATCGACGGTCAGCCGACGGTGAACCTGTCCAGTTCGGAGCGCGAGGCGGTCAATGCCAAGATCGGCATGCTGTTCCAGAACGCGGCCCTCTTCGACAGCCTTTCAGTCTGGGAGAACGTCGCCTTCGGCCTTATCCAGGGCCAGCGCATGAAGCGCAAGGCAGCGAAGGAAATTGCCATCGAGAAGCTGTCGCAGGTCGGTCTGGGGGCGGATGTCGGCGCCCTGTCACCGGCCGAGCTGTCCGGCGGCATGCGCAAGCGCGTCGGCCTGGCCCGCGCCATCGCCGGCAACCCGGACATCATCTTCTTCGACGAACCGACAACCGGTCTGGACCCGATCATGGGCCATGTGATCGACAACCTGATCGTCAAATGCGTGAAGGAGGTCGGCGCGACGGCGATTTCCATCACCCATGACATGCCCAGCGCTCGGCGCATCGCCGATCGCATGGCCATGCTCTACAAGGGCGAAGTGATCTGGAACGGCCCCGTCACAGATATCGACAACAGCGGCAATCCCTATGTCGATCAGTTCATCAACGGGTCCGCGGAGGGCCCGATCAAGATGGAACTGCGCAAGCTTTAG
- a CDS encoding ABC transporter permease, with translation MNPLRVIGAACLRFLSATGRLTVFALSGVSHCVRPPIYPRLIARQMIDIGYYSLPVVGLTTLFAGMVLALQSYTGFARFSAEGAIPSVVVLSICRELSPVLAGLMIAGRIGAAMAAELGTMRVTEQVDALETLSTNPMKYLIAPRLMAGVTMLPLLVLIGDIMGVFGGFVVSVYKLGFNEQTYLINTWNFLQAQDVISGLVKAAVFGFLVALMGCYHGLHSRGGAQGVGAATTNAVVSASILILIANYLITEMFFAT, from the coding sequence GTGAATCCGCTTCGCGTCATCGGCGCCGCCTGCCTTCGCTTCCTCTCGGCAACCGGTCGCCTGACCGTCTTTGCGCTCAGCGGTGTTAGCCACTGCGTCCGGCCGCCGATCTACCCCCGGCTGATCGCACGCCAGATGATCGACATCGGCTACTATTCGCTGCCTGTCGTCGGCCTGACCACGCTGTTTGCCGGTATGGTGCTCGCGCTGCAGAGCTATACCGGTTTCGCCCGATTTTCCGCGGAAGGCGCGATCCCGTCCGTCGTGGTTCTGTCGATCTGCCGGGAGCTGTCGCCGGTTCTGGCCGGTCTGATGATCGCCGGCCGGATCGGCGCCGCCATGGCAGCCGAACTCGGGACCATGCGCGTGACGGAACAGGTCGATGCGCTGGAAACCCTGTCGACGAACCCGATGAAGTATCTGATCGCGCCGCGCCTGATGGCCGGGGTTACGATGCTGCCGCTTCTGGTCCTGATCGGCGACATCATGGGCGTCTTCGGCGGTTTCGTGGTCAGCGTCTACAAGCTGGGCTTCAACGAACAGACCTACCTGATCAACACCTGGAATTTCCTGCAGGCGCAGGACGTGATTTCCGGGCTGGTCAAGGCGGCGGTCTTCGGTTTTCTGGTCGCACTGATGGGCTGCTATCATGGCTTGCACAGCCGCGGCGGCGCGCAGGGCGTGGGGGCGGCGACCACCAATGCCGTGGTCAGCGCGTCGATTCTGATCCTGATCGCCAACTACCTGATCACCGAAATGTTCTTCGCGACATGA